From Herbiconiux flava, one genomic window encodes:
- a CDS encoding prolyl oligopeptidase family serine peptidase, whose product MTAPVVTAGGSGDLAAALVRAWGSWGPSMTPDAARVAFISDRGGAPEVWVQDVVLEGPRASATRIRFTDDPVISVSWSADSAWLACAVATDGGVRTQVWVVRPDGSDARRISGPPERHVELGPWTRSGHRVVLTVPSTEVGEPTRAYLADPTSGELELLAVGDLIHVLDLSAFERMLVVRDGRRGHEFCVVVDRETDTDHPVLPHPGRGATDRAFIRPAPPGTGAPAVVYAATEVGLPRLQLVAAPVDPDDWSQPARLLAARDDAELEGLDGDDAGRLLLLVWNVAGRSELELFDTHMETSVPVPGLPGAVATSPVLSRDGSSVLLAVEGPLRPRELWHLDTETLAWTRVSDVPTLPAVPLVQPSLERFRSLDGLEITGWLYRAAASAGASGPGGASGPGRPAGPASAGRAMLHLHGGPESQERPTFSPQHQVMAAAGITVFAPNVRGSSGFGREFVHADDVQKRQGAFDDVTAAAQHLIGIGAASADRIAVTGRSYGGYLTLAALAFTPGVFAAGVDICGMSHLLTFYAETEPWIAAAAVTKYGHPDHDKKFLRSISPLAKAERIDVPLLVVHGELDTNVPIGEAHRIVAALSELERPVEYLELAGEGHEYRRESSRLALIERMRGFLLRVL is encoded by the coding sequence ATGACGGCGCCGGTCGTGACCGCCGGAGGCTCGGGCGACCTCGCGGCGGCCCTCGTGCGCGCGTGGGGCAGCTGGGGTCCGTCGATGACGCCGGACGCCGCCCGGGTGGCGTTCATCAGCGATCGCGGCGGCGCGCCCGAGGTGTGGGTGCAGGACGTGGTGCTCGAGGGACCCCGGGCCTCCGCCACGCGCATCCGCTTCACCGACGACCCCGTGATCTCGGTCAGCTGGTCGGCCGACAGCGCCTGGCTGGCCTGCGCGGTGGCCACCGACGGCGGGGTGCGCACCCAGGTCTGGGTGGTGCGCCCCGACGGCAGCGACGCCCGGCGCATCTCGGGTCCGCCCGAGCGGCACGTCGAGCTCGGACCGTGGACGAGGAGCGGCCACCGCGTCGTGCTCACCGTGCCCTCGACCGAGGTGGGCGAGCCGACCCGGGCGTACCTCGCCGACCCCACCTCGGGCGAGCTCGAGCTGCTCGCGGTGGGCGATCTGATCCACGTGCTCGACCTGTCGGCCTTCGAGCGGATGCTCGTGGTGCGCGACGGGCGCCGGGGGCACGAGTTCTGCGTGGTCGTCGACCGCGAGACCGACACCGACCATCCCGTGCTGCCGCACCCGGGCCGGGGCGCGACGGACCGCGCGTTCATCCGGCCCGCCCCTCCCGGAACGGGCGCGCCGGCCGTCGTCTACGCCGCGACCGAGGTCGGGCTGCCCCGGCTGCAGCTCGTGGCCGCCCCGGTCGACCCCGACGACTGGTCGCAGCCCGCGCGTCTGCTGGCGGCGCGCGACGACGCCGAGCTCGAAGGGCTCGACGGCGACGACGCGGGCCGGCTGCTGCTGCTCGTCTGGAACGTCGCCGGGCGGAGCGAGCTCGAGCTCTTCGACACCCACATGGAGACCTCGGTGCCCGTGCCCGGCCTGCCCGGGGCGGTGGCGACGAGCCCGGTGCTCAGTCGCGACGGCTCGAGCGTGCTGCTCGCCGTCGAGGGGCCGCTGCGGCCCCGGGAGCTCTGGCACCTCGACACGGAGACGCTCGCCTGGACGCGGGTGAGCGACGTGCCGACGCTGCCCGCCGTGCCGCTCGTGCAGCCGAGCCTGGAGCGGTTCCGCTCGCTCGACGGGCTGGAGATCACGGGGTGGCTGTACCGGGCTGCGGCGTCGGCCGGGGCATCAGGGCCGGGTGGGGCATCAGGGCCGGGCCGGCCTGCGGGGCCCGCCTCCGCGGGCCGGGCCATGCTGCACCTGCACGGCGGACCCGAGTCGCAGGAGCGGCCGACGTTCAGCCCGCAGCACCAGGTGATGGCCGCGGCCGGCATCACCGTGTTCGCCCCGAACGTGCGCGGCTCCTCGGGCTTCGGCCGGGAGTTCGTGCACGCCGACGACGTGCAGAAGCGCCAGGGTGCGTTCGACGACGTCACGGCGGCAGCGCAGCACCTGATCGGCATCGGTGCGGCCTCGGCCGACCGCATCGCGGTCACCGGCCGCTCCTACGGCGGCTACCTCACGCTCGCCGCCCTGGCCTTCACGCCCGGGGTCTTCGCCGCCGGTGTCGACATCTGCGGCATGTCGCACCTGCTCACCTTCTACGCCGAGACCGAGCCGTGGATCGCCGCGGCCGCCGTCACGAAGTACGGGCATCCCGATCACGACAAGAAGTTCCTGCGCTCCATCTCGCCGCTGGCGAAGGCCGAGCGCATCGACGTGCCGCTGCTCGTCGTGCACGGCGAGCTCGACACGAACGTGCCGATCGGCGAGGCGCACCGGATCGTCGCGGCACTGAGCGAGCTGGAGCGGCCGGTCGAGTACCTCGAGCTCGCCGGGGAGGGGCACGAGTACCGGCGCGAGTCGTCCCGGCTGGCCCTGATCGAGCGGATGCGCGGGTTCCTCCTGCGCGTGCTCTGA
- a CDS encoding MFS transporter, translating to MTRTSDRPRLTRLPRDVMVLGVIAFFVMLGFGVVVPVLPVYVRSFGVGYLEVGAVVSAFAVMRLVANPFVGKLIDLLGERVVLAVGIGIVAVSSALVGLADNYPAVLLLRGAGGIGSAMFSVAAMTLLLATTEPAVRGRAVGFYQGGFLIGGMAGPAVGGLLSGISLHAPFFFYAGTLVVAGAVGLALLKRRTRDPDAVPEPPRPFRQVLRDRGYQSALLASLAQGWSAMGVRSALVPVLIVEVLHEKPAITGIAFAVAAVAQTLALAPAGRFVDTVGRKPAIIGAFAVGALVMVAIPLVSSIWLLIVLLSVYGVAAAFMGTAPAAAVGDAAGARGGQPVAVFQAVADAGAIVGPLAAGLLVDAFGYEAAFASAAILMGAAALFALRMPRRASIV from the coding sequence GTGACACGCACCTCCGATCGTCCCCGCCTCACCCGGCTTCCGCGGGACGTGATGGTGCTCGGCGTCATCGCCTTCTTCGTGATGCTCGGGTTCGGCGTCGTCGTTCCGGTGCTGCCCGTCTACGTGCGCAGCTTCGGCGTGGGCTACCTCGAGGTGGGCGCCGTGGTCTCCGCCTTCGCTGTGATGCGTCTGGTCGCGAATCCCTTCGTCGGCAAGCTGATCGACCTGCTCGGCGAGCGGGTGGTGCTCGCGGTCGGCATCGGCATCGTCGCCGTCTCCAGCGCTCTCGTGGGCCTCGCCGACAACTACCCCGCGGTGCTGCTGCTGCGCGGTGCCGGGGGCATCGGCTCGGCCATGTTCTCGGTGGCCGCGATGACCCTGCTGCTCGCCACGACCGAGCCCGCCGTGCGCGGCCGGGCCGTCGGCTTCTACCAGGGCGGGTTCCTCATCGGCGGCATGGCCGGCCCTGCCGTCGGCGGCCTGCTCTCGGGCATCTCGCTGCACGCGCCGTTCTTCTTCTACGCCGGCACCCTCGTGGTGGCCGGCGCCGTGGGGCTCGCCCTGCTGAAGCGCCGCACCCGCGACCCCGACGCGGTGCCCGAGCCTCCGCGGCCGTTCCGGCAGGTGCTGCGCGACCGCGGCTACCAGTCGGCGCTGCTGGCGAGCCTCGCCCAGGGCTGGTCGGCGATGGGGGTGCGCAGCGCGCTCGTGCCGGTGCTGATCGTCGAGGTGCTGCACGAGAAACCGGCGATCACGGGCATCGCCTTCGCCGTCGCGGCGGTCGCACAGACCCTCGCCCTGGCCCCGGCCGGCCGCTTCGTCGACACGGTGGGGCGCAAGCCCGCGATCATCGGCGCCTTCGCGGTCGGCGCGCTCGTCATGGTCGCCATCCCACTGGTGTCGTCGATCTGGCTGCTGATCGTTCTGCTGTCGGTCTACGGGGTCGCGGCGGCCTTCATGGGCACCGCCCCGGCCGCGGCCGTCGGTGACGCGGCGGGGGCGCGTGGCGGCCAGCCGGTCGCGGTGTTCCAGGCGGTGGCGGATGCCGGGGCCATCGTCGGACCGCTCGCCGCCGGGCTGCTCGTCGACGCCTTCGGCTACGAGGCGGCCTTCGCCTCGGCCGCGATCCTGATGGGGGCGGCGGCGCTGTTCGCGCTCCGCATGCCCCGACGGGCATCCATCGTCTGA